The sequence below is a genomic window from Variovorax paradoxus B4.
GACGAAGCTGCCGCTGGCTGCATAGGCCGCACCGGGCTTCAGGCCGCTCACGATCTCGATGCGCTTGCCGTCGCTGCGCCCGGTCTGCACGTGCTGCGGCATAAAGCCGCCGGGCACGCGCAGGAACACGGTGGGCTTGTCTTCCACCGTCTGCACCGCCTCCGCCGAAACGGTCACGGGCGCATCCATCTCGGAGGCCACGAGCTCGACGTTCACGAACAGCCCCGGGCGCCAGATTCGCTGCGGGTTCGTCAGCGTGACGCGTGCAGTGGCGGTGCGCGTCTGCGCGCCGATCAGCGAGCCCACGTAGGACACCTTGCCGGTCGCGGTCTGGTCGAAGGCGCTGGAGCGGATGCTCACCGGCTCGCCGATGCGCACCAGGTTCAGGTTGTTGGCGGCCACGCTGATCTCGGCCCACACGGTCGACAGATCGGAGATGGTGAAGACGTTGACGGCCTCGCCCACCGATTCGCCGAGCGAGATGTGCTTTTCGACCACCATGCCGTCGAAGGGTGCGCGCAGCTCGTAGCGGCCCAGCGCCGACGAACCCGGCGTGGCGCCGAGCGCCAGCAGCTTCTGGTTGGCGTTGGCCACTGCGATCTGCGCTTCCTGCATCGCCTGCTGGGCTTGCAGGTAGTCCTGCTGCGGGGAGATCTTTTCTTCCCACAGTTTCTTCTCGCGCTCGTAGGTCGTGCGGGCCAGCTCCAGCCGGCGCTGCGCCGACTGCAGCTCGCTGCGCTGCTCCGACAGCGAGGGACTCGACAGCACCGCCAGCACCTGCCCGCGCTTGACCTCCTGGCCCAGGTTGGCCGGCACACTGTCGACCACACCCGCCACGCGCGGCACCACGTGGGCCGTGCGGTCTTCATTGAACTTGATCTCGCCGGGCAGCTGCAGCGACGACTTGATGCGCGCGGGGCCGGCGCTCTCGATGGTCATGTCGGCGGCCTTGATCTGCTCGTCGGTGAAGGCGATCTTTTCTTCGTCTTCCTTGTGTTCCGACGTCGCGGCTTTTTTCTTGCCCTCTTCCTTGTCCTTTTCCTTGCCTTTCTCGTGGTGTTCGTTGTCGGCATGGCCCTTGGCTTCGCCGTGACCGTGGTCGTGGTCCTTGCCCTCTTCCTTGGCTTCCTTGCCACCTTCTT
It includes:
- a CDS encoding efflux RND transporter periplasmic adaptor subunit; this encodes MNTEERKPFAERVGKKQWIAIAAVLVLGLGAGAMILRTSPAKPEAAGHSEAAAHGDGEHHEEGGKEAKEEGKDHDHGHGEAKGHADNEHHEKGKEKDKEEGKKKAATSEHKEDEEKIAFTDEQIKAADMTIESAGPARIKSSLQLPGEIKFNEDRTAHVVPRVAGVVDSVPANLGQEVKRGQVLAVLSSPSLSEQRSELQSAQRRLELARTTYEREKKLWEEKISPQQDYLQAQQAMQEAQIAVANANQKLLALGATPGSSALGRYELRAPFDGMVVEKHISLGESVGEAVNVFTISDLSTVWAEISVAANNLNLVRIGEPVSIRSSAFDQTATGKVSYVGSLIGAQTRTATARVTLTNPQRIWRPGLFVNVELVASEMDAPVTVSAEAVQTVEDKPTVFLRVPGGFMPQHVQTGRSDGKRIEIVSGLKPGAAYAASGSFVVKSQQGKSSATHTH